One window of the Gemella haemolysans ATCC 10379 genome contains the following:
- a CDS encoding YqeG family HAD IIIA-type phosphatase, protein MVLKRYFSPDDFIEKYEFIDVEYMNMHNKKVIISDLDNTLISWDSKKDTKELNKWLKKMKKAGFDIIVVSNNTEERVEEFCKKLNLQYVAGAKKPLTIGFKRALQKLNRKPEEAIILGDQVLTDVLGAKSFGVMSVLVKPISKTDAFKTRINRFFEGLIIQNLTRRKKFPKMKRVGYRLKHKKENGGHIE, encoded by the coding sequence ATGGTACTAAAAAGATATTTTTCACCAGATGATTTTATAGAAAAGTATGAGTTTATTGATGTTGAGTATATGAATATGCACAACAAGAAGGTTATTATTTCTGATTTAGATAATACTTTAATATCATGGGATAGTAAAAAAGATACAAAAGAATTGAATAAATGGCTAAAGAAAATGAAAAAAGCTGGTTTCGATATTATTGTTGTATCTAATAATACAGAAGAACGTGTTGAGGAGTTCTGTAAAAAATTAAATCTACAATATGTAGCTGGAGCAAAAAAACCTTTGACAATTGGATTTAAAAGAGCTTTACAAAAATTAAATAGAAAACCTGAAGAAGCGATTATCCTAGGAGATCAAGTTTTAACTGATGTGCTAGGTGCAAAAAGTTTCGGAGTTATGAGTGTATTAGTAAAGCCTATATCTAAAACTGATGCATTCAAAACTAGAATTAATAGATTTTTTGAAGGGTTAATAATCCAAAACTTAACAAGAAGAAAAAAATTCCCTAAGATGAAAAGAGTAGGGTATAGATTAAAACATAAGAAAGAAAATGGAGGCCATATTGAGTAA
- the yqeH gene encoding ribosome biogenesis GTPase YqeH, with translation MSNKVYCIGCGVEIQSENQNKQGYLPKSVVEKSIDGNLVCKRCFRLKNYNEVSDVQLGAEDFYQLIKTLSKKDALIVKVVDIFDFSGSWIEDVVDIVGNNKDIVLVANKLDLLPKSVKQNKVKQWLFKMLKAKGIKVKDILLISAIKNQGVEEAASRIDELRNGKDVYIVGATNVGKSTFINKLIELTTGDKNVITTSHFPGTTLGMIEIPLDRATSIYDTPGIILDYDIAHYLDAQSLKLVMPKKEIKARVFQLNAEQSLFFGGMARMDFVEGERQSFTLYASNLVEIHRTKLGNADQLFEKHLGTLLKPPFEDNISIFNKQVKKSFTIDSRKMDIVISGLGWITVNSDSGCKIDIHVPEEIEVFVRESII, from the coding sequence TTGAGTAATAAAGTTTATTGTATAGGTTGTGGTGTTGAGATTCAAAGTGAAAATCAGAACAAACAAGGTTATTTACCAAAGAGTGTAGTAGAGAAAAGTATCGATGGTAATCTTGTTTGTAAAAGATGTTTTAGATTAAAAAACTATAATGAGGTATCTGATGTGCAACTTGGAGCTGAAGACTTCTATCAACTTATCAAAACACTATCAAAAAAAGATGCATTAATTGTAAAAGTAGTAGATATTTTTGACTTTTCTGGAAGTTGGATTGAAGATGTAGTTGATATTGTAGGAAATAATAAAGACATAGTACTTGTAGCTAACAAGTTAGATTTATTACCTAAATCTGTTAAGCAAAATAAAGTAAAACAATGGTTATTTAAGATGCTGAAAGCTAAGGGCATTAAAGTAAAAGATATTCTTTTAATTAGTGCGATAAAAAATCAAGGTGTTGAAGAAGCAGCAAGTCGTATAGATGAATTACGAAATGGTAAAGATGTTTATATAGTTGGAGCAACAAATGTCGGTAAATCTACATTTATTAACAAACTTATCGAACTTACAACTGGGGACAAGAATGTTATTACAACTTCTCACTTCCCGGGGACAACGCTAGGGATGATAGAGATACCATTAGATCGTGCTACTAGTATTTATGATACACCAGGTATTATTCTGGATTATGATATAGCTCATTATCTTGATGCGCAAAGTCTAAAATTAGTAATGCCAAAAAAAGAAATTAAGGCGCGTGTATTCCAGTTAAATGCTGAACAAAGTTTATTCTTCGGTGGTATGGCTAGAATGGATTTTGTAGAAGGTGAGCGTCAAAGTTTCACATTATATGCATCTAATTTAGTAGAAATCCATCGTACAAAACTAGGTAATGCAGATCAATTATTTGAAAAGCATTTAGGTACATTATTAAAACCGCCGTTTGAAGATAATATTTCTATATTCAACAAACAAGTTAAGAAAAGTTTCACTATTGACAGTAGAAAGATGGATATTGTAATTTCTGGATTAGGATGGATTACTGTAAATAGCGATAGTGGATGCAAAATTGATATTCATGTACCAGAAGAAATCGAAGTATTTGTACGTGAATCGATAATATAG
- the yhbY gene encoding ribosome assembly RNA-binding protein YhbY, with amino-acid sequence MLKGKQKRQLRALAHHLSPIFQVGKSGVNSDMIQGIRDALEKRELLKVSILQNCEEDKDEVAQILSERTSSELVQVIGHTIVLYKQSSKEKYRKIELVK; translated from the coding sequence ATGTTAAAAGGAAAACAAAAAAGACAATTAAGAGCATTAGCTCATCATTTATCACCAATTTTCCAAGTAGGGAAATCAGGTGTAAATAGTGATATGATTCAAGGAATTAGAGATGCGTTAGAAAAACGTGAATTATTAAAAGTAAGTATTTTACAAAACTGTGAAGAAGATAAAGATGAGGTTGCTCAAATTCTATCTGAACGTACTTCATCTGAATTAGTTCAAGTAATTGGACACACTATTGTATTATACAAACAAAGTTCTAAGGAAAAGTATAGAAAAATAGAGTTGGTGAAATAA
- the nadD gene encoding nicotinate (nicotinamide) nucleotide adenylyltransferase, translating into MSIALYGGSFDPIHIGHLITAETALDTYDLEKVIFIPSYITPLKGRELEASDENRFEMTKLSTKGNLKFEVSDYEISNEGVSYSYNTVKYFSELYKNEKIYFIIGTDRAKDLKKWYNIGELAKLVTFIFVARDEEDLYKVVEGDVFYKSISYEIMKSPIIEISSSLIRKNLKNKKSINYMITDECRSYIEELSLYGISRNSK; encoded by the coding sequence ATGTCAATTGCGCTTTATGGTGGTAGTTTTGACCCGATTCATATAGGTCATCTAATTACTGCCGAAACAGCACTAGATACTTATGATTTAGAGAAAGTTATTTTTATTCCTTCGTATATTACACCGTTAAAAGGTAGAGAACTTGAAGCTAGTGATGAAAATAGGTTTGAGATGACGAAACTAAGTACTAAAGGCAACTTAAAGTTTGAAGTAAGTGACTATGAAATATCAAATGAGGGTGTAAGTTATAGTTATAATACTGTTAAGTATTTTAGTGAATTGTATAAAAATGAAAAAATCTATTTTATTATTGGAACAGATAGAGCCAAAGATTTAAAAAAATGGTATAATATAGGAGAACTAGCAAAACTTGTAACTTTTATTTTTGTTGCTCGTGATGAAGAGGATTTATATAAAGTAGTAGAAGGGGATGTTTTTTATAAATCTATTAGTTATGAGATAATGAAATCACCGATAATTGAGATAAGTTCTAGTTTAATTAGGAAAAATTTAAAAAACAAGAAAAGTATTAATTATATGATTACTGATGAATGTAGGTCATATATAGAGGAGTTGAGTTTATATGGAATATCAAGAAATTCAAAATAG
- the yqeK gene encoding bis(5'-nucleosyl)-tetraphosphatase (symmetrical) YqeK, which yields MEYQEIQNRVKEILPEKRYEHTLRVVEVAKHLAKVHGANEERAALAALVHDVCKPMDEVLMKKYVILHNLDVNLLDYPVEVLHGPVASAFIEEEFGVADEEVKLAVANHTFGRKHMTLLEKIIFISDYTDPQRKHPHLAEVTEVSQYDLDEAVRLAAKYTLVYLIDNDERIYPSLLDCYNYYNIKNYRVGFKEKNKDKILTDEKTITIRNKSEAHFKKGDLLEATTYEDPDTVFATLEVDLVKPVTRDTLTERYAKYYGVTLDELIDKLAKRYPEDDVLYVVMFHIIKK from the coding sequence ATGGAATATCAAGAAATTCAAAATAGAGTGAAAGAAATATTACCAGAAAAAAGATATGAACACACATTAAGAGTTGTGGAAGTAGCGAAACATTTAGCAAAAGTTCATGGAGCAAATGAAGAAAGAGCCGCATTAGCAGCTTTAGTACACGATGTTTGTAAACCAATGGATGAAGTCTTAATGAAGAAATACGTAATTTTACATAATTTAGATGTTAATTTATTAGACTATCCAGTAGAGGTTCTTCACGGACCTGTAGCAAGTGCATTTATCGAAGAAGAATTTGGTGTAGCAGATGAAGAAGTTAAACTTGCTGTTGCTAACCACACATTTGGTAGAAAGCACATGACATTATTAGAGAAAATAATTTTCATATCTGACTATACTGATCCACAAAGGAAACACCCACACTTAGCAGAGGTTACAGAAGTATCTCAGTATGACTTAGATGAAGCGGTAAGACTTGCTGCTAAGTATACGTTAGTTTATTTAATCGATAATGATGAAAGAATTTATCCATCATTATTAGATTGTTATAACTATTATAATATTAAAAACTATCGTGTCGGATTTAAAGAAAAAAATAAAGATAAAATTTTAACTGATGAAAAAACAATCACGATTAGAAATAAGAGTGAGGCACACTTCAAAAAAGGTGATTTATTAGAAGCTACGACTTATGAAGATCCTGATACAGTGTTTGCTACATTAGAAGTTGATTTAGTTAAACCTGTAACAAGAGATACTTTAACAGAACGTTATGCTAAGTATTATGGTGTTACTCTAGATGAATTAATCGATAAACTAGCTAAAAGATACCCAGAAGATGATGTACTTTATGTGGTAATGTTCCATATTATAAAAAAATAA
- the rsfS gene encoding ribosome silencing factor yields the protein MEVENLLKVVVDACDDKHGYDIVAYDLTQAGVLYDYSVICHAPTNRQVEAIAQEVREQVLENGGEIHSTEGLREAKWILMDLGDVVVNIMTRDDREYYELDALFEKYPIKGV from the coding sequence ATGGAAGTAGAAAACTTATTAAAAGTTGTTGTAGATGCATGTGATGATAAACACGGTTATGATATCGTTGCTTATGATTTAACTCAAGCAGGAGTATTATATGACTATTCTGTAATTTGTCACGCTCCTACAAATAGACAAGTAGAGGCAATTGCTCAAGAAGTAAGAGAACAAGTATTAGAAAATGGTGGAGAAATTCACAGTACAGAAGGTCTAAGAGAAGCTAAATGGATTCTTATGGACTTAGGTGATGTAGTAGTAAACATCATGACTCGTGATGATAGAGAATACTATGAATTAGATGCGCTATTTGAGAAATATCCTATAAAAGGTGTATAA
- a CDS encoding class I SAM-dependent DNA methyltransferase, with translation MYENLSIVYDKLMDVDYDAYKNIIGQELEDRENLLVLDLGCGSGAMLPTLKKYGEVFAVDNSEQMLAIASEKVPGCNYFAMDLLEISSLNIEFDFVLSAFDVFNYLSDFEEFKLGLKEVHSSLKEGGKFVFDIHTPKKVKDMLEKQVFGYEDEEISYLWFTYETENSLEVESELSFFIKENNGLYRKLEQFHSQRTYEIESVLAEIQNIGFKVKNYFCDFDKNNKKYAESDRIIFILEK, from the coding sequence ATGTACGAAAATTTAAGTATTGTTTATGATAAACTAATGGATGTCGACTACGATGCTTATAAAAATATTATTGGTCAAGAATTAGAAGATAGAGAAAATCTTCTAGTTCTTGATTTAGGTTGTGGTAGTGGTGCAATGCTACCAACTCTAAAAAAATATGGAGAAGTATTCGCAGTAGACAATAGTGAACAAATGCTGGCGATAGCTAGTGAAAAAGTTCCTGGTTGTAATTATTTTGCGATGGATTTATTAGAAATCTCATCGCTAAATATAGAATTTGATTTTGTATTAAGTGCATTTGATGTATTTAATTATCTGTCGGATTTTGAAGAGTTTAAACTAGGATTAAAAGAAGTGCACTCATCTTTAAAGGAAGGTGGGAAATTTGTATTTGATATCCACACTCCAAAAAAAGTTAAGGATATGTTAGAAAAACAAGTTTTCGGTTATGAAGATGAGGAAATTAGTTATCTGTGGTTCACATATGAAACAGAAAATTCTCTAGAGGTGGAGAGTGAACTGTCGTTCTTTATAAAAGAAAACAATGGTTTATATAGAAAACTTGAACAGTTTCATTCACAAAGAACTTATGAAATTGAAAGTGTCCTTGCTGAAATTCAAAATATTGGATTTAAAGTTAAAAATTATTTCTGTGACTTTGATAAAAACAATAAAAAATATGCTGAATCAGATAGAATAATTTTTATTTTGGAGAAGTAG
- a CDS encoding GyrI-like domain-containing protein has product MSKKGEYKIPNYFDFVVPPLEGFWWQEGIEGVDYSNKQNFKFISLIRMPDFVTKEVFEWAIKQITEKKKEDFSKVEFFSYYEGTCVQCMHIGPYDKEPETVTKMHEYMISEGYELDINEMRFHHEIYISDVRKTAPEKLKTVIRHPIRKK; this is encoded by the coding sequence ATGAGTAAAAAAGGAGAATATAAAATTCCTAATTACTTTGATTTTGTTGTTCCGCCGTTAGAAGGGTTTTGGTGGCAAGAAGGAATAGAAGGTGTTGATTATAGTAATAAACAAAATTTTAAGTTTATTTCATTAATACGTATGCCAGATTTTGTTACAAAAGAAGTATTTGAGTGGGCTATCAAGCAAATAACGGAAAAGAAAAAAGAAGATTTCTCAAAGGTTGAATTTTTTAGCTATTATGAAGGAACTTGTGTCCAATGTATGCATATTGGTCCCTATGATAAAGAGCCAGAAACTGTTACTAAGATGCACGAATATATGATTTCTGAAGGTTATGAATTAGACATTAATGAGATGAGATTCCACCATGAAATTTATATTTCTGATGTGAGAAAAACTGCACCTGAGAAGCTTAAAACAGTTATTAGACATCCTATTAGGAAAAAATAG
- a CDS encoding CopY/TcrY family copper transport repressor: MEINISEAEWEVMRVVWSNKETTSKFVIDTLGEEKSWTPSTIKTLLSRLVEKGFLETRKQGNKFLYSANCVEDECLDILTQNFLERICERRTHVIVKNIIETDNLSKSNIDEIIELLKEKRKTAAEVITCKCLKGQCSCAAKHG, from the coding sequence ATGGAAATTAATATTTCGGAAGCGGAATGGGAAGTAATGCGAGTAGTCTGGAGTAATAAAGAAACTACAAGTAAGTTTGTAATTGATACTCTAGGTGAAGAAAAGTCTTGGACACCATCAACTATTAAGACTTTACTGTCGAGGTTAGTTGAAAAAGGATTTTTAGAAACAAGAAAACAAGGGAATAAATTTTTATATTCGGCGAATTGTGTAGAAGATGAATGTTTAGATATACTAACACAGAACTTTTTAGAGAGAATTTGTGAAAGAAGAACGCATGTTATTGTTAAGAATATAATTGAGACTGATAATTTAAGTAAAAGTAATATTGATGAAATTATTGAGTTGCTTAAAGAAAAAAGAAAAACAGCAGCTGAGGTTATTACGTGTAAGTGCCTAAAAGGGCAATGTAGCTGTGCAGCGAAACACGGATAA
- a CDS encoding SDR family NAD(P)-dependent oxidoreductase, with product MENSKQKILITGASSGLGRELAHQYAQKGNVELILVARRKEALEKVAKKCEAFENVKTRVYSVDIGSQEQVENLLSSVKDIDILINGAGYGIMKDFSEFSDHDVVNMFDTNVIGTIQLTTEIAKRMRERKSGTIVTIASLAGKIATPKSSVYSATKFALIGYFNSLRLELKKDNVHVMTVNPGPVATNFFNIADEDKSYQKAMGGKTLTPKLVVSKIIKGIEQKKREVNLPFKLVLAVKISQLFPRLSDRILLRMFK from the coding sequence ATGGAAAATAGTAAACAAAAGATACTTATAACAGGAGCTTCAAGTGGTCTTGGTCGTGAGTTAGCGCACCAGTATGCACAAAAAGGGAATGTGGAGTTGATATTGGTAGCTCGCAGAAAAGAGGCTCTAGAAAAAGTTGCTAAAAAATGTGAAGCTTTTGAAAATGTTAAGACTAGAGTATATAGTGTGGATATAGGTTCTCAAGAACAGGTAGAGAACCTACTTTCGTCTGTAAAAGATATTGATATACTTATCAATGGTGCAGGCTATGGGATTATGAAAGATTTTAGTGAATTTAGCGATCATGATGTTGTGAATATGTTTGATACAAATGTTATAGGAACTATTCAACTAACAACTGAAATTGCTAAAAGAATGAGAGAAAGAAAATCTGGAACTATTGTAACTATAGCTTCTCTAGCAGGAAAAATAGCTACACCAAAGAGTTCTGTTTACTCTGCTACAAAATTTGCTTTAATTGGATACTTTAATTCTTTGCGTTTAGAATTAAAAAAAGATAATGTTCATGTTATGACTGTAAATCCAGGGCCTGTAGCTACAAATTTCTTTAATATAGCTGATGAAGATAAGAGTTATCAAAAAGCAATGGGTGGTAAAACATTAACCCCTAAACTAGTTGTTAGTAAGATAATAAAAGGTATTGAACAGAAAAAACGTGAAGTTAATTTACCATTTAAGCTAGTTTTAGCTGTTAAAATTAGTCAATTATTCCCAAGATTAAGCGACAGAATACTTTTAAGAATGTTTAAATAA
- the nt5e gene encoding cell surface ecto-5'-nucleotidase Nt5e, with protein sequence MKKKKYTLASATIVGLAIATSGGAAFADESTPAPATSPVAAPSSVPSEAPVSPTTGDAKPAVQSTDSTEPSSSAAPKTTEKDIVLVHTNDVHGRIVEEKGRDKNTSVVGDAKLATVIENERTKKDQTTVVLDAGDAFQGLPISNSTKGEARAEILNKINYDAMAVGNHEFDFGLDEAKKYKQILKFPLLSSNTYVNGVRLFEASTIIDKDKSVKGDEVVVIGVTTPETATKTHPKNVQGVTFKDPIPEVLNVVKEIQAKAKATGDDYKTYVVLAHLGVDTTTPNEWRGSTLADELSKSPLLKGKRVVVIDGHSHTVESKTYGDNVTYNQTGSYLNNIGKVTLKPNSLLGTPSLIKASETTNVKPNAEVKKLVDEIKAKYDAENAVVVVKNSPVELSGTRENVRVRETNLGNVVADSLYEYGQTGFKNKTDIAVTNGGGLRETIAKDKPITKGSVIAVLPFGNTISQIKVTGQNVLDMFEKSLGSILQVDKAGKTVLDENGQPLLEPSGGFLHVSGAKVYYDTNLPSGKRVLRVEVKNHDTGAYDKLDLNKTYYLTTNDFLAAGGDGYTMLGGAREEGPSMDEAFKNYLEKADLTKYAVVNPNSRTISVDSKTYKFETEKPQSSNGQDAPVLVKEELVVTRHIDAAGNELAPVELGEKTPKVLKGYNTVSTSKKEEIITHVYEVEKTSVKPSEKVAKKANATNSERKLPNTGLNSVATASLGVVVLLAALALRKRKNR encoded by the coding sequence ATGAAGAAAAAAAAATATACATTAGCGTCAGCTACAATCGTAGGGTTAGCAATAGCAACTTCAGGAGGAGCTGCATTCGCAGATGAGTCAACACCAGCTCCAGCAACTTCGCCAGTAGCTGCACCATCATCAGTGCCGTCTGAGGCTCCAGTATCTCCGACGACAGGAGACGCAAAACCAGCAGTTCAATCAACTGATTCAACAGAACCATCATCATCAGCTGCACCAAAAACAACTGAAAAAGATATAGTATTAGTTCACACTAATGATGTTCACGGACGAATCGTAGAAGAAAAAGGTCGTGATAAAAATACATCAGTTGTTGGTGATGCAAAATTAGCAACAGTAATCGAAAATGAACGTACTAAAAAAGATCAAACAACTGTAGTTCTAGATGCAGGGGATGCATTCCAAGGTTTACCTATCTCTAACTCAACAAAAGGGGAAGCTCGTGCAGAAATTTTAAATAAAATTAATTACGATGCTATGGCAGTAGGTAATCATGAGTTTGACTTCGGTTTAGATGAAGCTAAAAAGTATAAACAAATTTTAAAATTTCCTCTATTAAGCTCAAATACTTATGTTAATGGCGTACGTTTATTTGAAGCTTCTACAATCATTGATAAAGATAAAAGTGTTAAAGGTGATGAGGTTGTTGTTATTGGGGTAACAACACCAGAAACTGCTACAAAAACACACCCTAAAAATGTTCAAGGTGTAACATTCAAAGATCCTATTCCAGAGGTACTAAATGTAGTTAAAGAAATCCAAGCAAAAGCAAAAGCTACTGGTGATGACTATAAAACATATGTTGTTCTAGCTCATCTTGGAGTAGATACAACAACACCTAACGAATGGAGAGGTTCTACTCTTGCCGACGAACTATCTAAAAGTCCTTTATTAAAAGGGAAACGTGTAGTAGTAATCGATGGTCACTCTCACACAGTAGAATCAAAAACATATGGAGACAACGTTACTTATAACCAAACAGGAAGTTATTTAAATAACATTGGTAAAGTTACGTTAAAACCAAATAGTTTATTAGGAACTCCAAGTTTAATTAAAGCTTCAGAAACTACTAATGTTAAACCTAATGCTGAAGTTAAAAAGTTAGTTGATGAAATTAAAGCGAAATACGATGCGGAAAATGCTGTTGTTGTTGTGAAAAATAGTCCTGTTGAGTTAAGTGGTACTCGTGAAAATGTTCGTGTACGTGAAACTAACTTAGGAAATGTAGTAGCTGACTCACTTTATGAATATGGTCAAACTGGATTTAAAAATAAAACAGACATCGCAGTAACAAATGGTGGTGGTTTACGTGAAACTATTGCTAAAGATAAACCTATTACAAAAGGTAGTGTAATTGCAGTTCTTCCATTCGGTAACACTATTTCTCAAATAAAAGTTACTGGTCAAAATGTATTAGATATGTTTGAAAAATCTCTAGGATCTATTTTACAAGTTGATAAAGCTGGTAAAACTGTTTTAGATGAAAATGGACAACCATTATTAGAACCAAGTGGAGGTTTCTTACACGTATCAGGAGCTAAAGTATACTACGATACAAATTTACCTTCTGGAAAACGTGTATTACGTGTAGAAGTTAAGAACCATGACACAGGTGCATATGATAAATTAGATTTAAATAAAACATATTACCTAACTACAAATGACTTCTTAGCAGCAGGTGGAGACGGATATACAATGTTAGGTGGAGCACGTGAAGAAGGACCATCTATGGATGAAGCATTCAAAAATTATTTAGAAAAAGCTGATTTAACTAAATATGCAGTAGTAAATCCAAACTCACGTACAATTTCTGTAGACTCTAAAACATATAAATTTGAAACTGAAAAGCCTCAATCGTCAAATGGACAAGATGCTCCAGTTTTAGTAAAAGAAGAATTAGTAGTAACACGTCATATTGATGCAGCAGGAAATGAACTTGCACCAGTAGAGCTTGGAGAAAAAACGCCTAAAGTTCTTAAAGGATATAACACAGTTTCAACATCTAAAAAAGAAGAAATTATAACTCATGTGTATGAAGTAGAAAAAACTAGTGTTAAACCAAGTGAAAAAGTTGCTAAAAAAGCTAATGCTACTAACAGTGAGAGAAAATTACCTAACACAGGTCTTAACTCAGTTGCTACAGCATCATTAGGTGTAGTTGTGTTATTAGCTGCACTAGCATTAAGAAAAAGAAAAAATAGATAA
- a CDS encoding 2-oxoacid:acceptor oxidoreductase subunit alpha: MINKLGWKIGGEQGEGLESTAEIFSTVINTLGYHMYSTRDFASRIKGGHSNSKICISEERINVIDYKTDILIAFDQATLDSYIPELDENSIIIADAKIKPEISEEIKGLVAVFPITDLAKEIANPIIKNIITLGICSALLDIDSKIFYDMIEAKFSSKGEEIVNTNIQAFDKGREIMNDFMAENNINDKYYLKKLNPTHKNMWLVGNHAAGLGALAAGCRMYAGYPITPATEIMEYLFDKLPLVNGAYIQTEDEIAALGVAIGANFAGVRAMTATSGPGISLMTEFLGMAAMAEQPVVIVDVQRGGPSSGLPTKTEQSDIFHAVYGGTGDASRIVLAPISVEDCFYTMIDAFNMAEKFQTPVIVLMDLQLGMNKATVPNFDFSKVQIDRGNLLKQEEITEEDIIYFKRYATDVLVSNRTIPGQKGGIHNANSYEHSVVGLPSEVKRNTIRQKEKRSNKIESALVEKPFELNEYNDEKDILLVGVNSTYGVLNKAAKQLQEQGMKIDTMHIRQIYPVAQPIRDTFDKYRKIYIVEHNHNKQLRTVIASKYHNSEKIGSLLKYDGDIYYTHELVEQLLEEEK, from the coding sequence ATGATTAATAAATTAGGATGGAAAATTGGTGGAGAACAAGGTGAAGGGCTAGAAAGTACAGCCGAAATCTTCTCTACGGTAATAAATACACTAGGTTATCACATGTATTCTACAAGAGATTTTGCAAGTAGAATTAAAGGTGGACACAGTAATAGTAAAATTTGTATTTCAGAAGAAAGAATTAATGTTATTGACTATAAGACAGATATTCTTATAGCCTTTGACCAAGCTACATTAGATAGTTATATTCCAGAATTGGATGAAAACAGTATTATTATTGCGGATGCTAAGATTAAACCAGAAATTTCAGAAGAAATTAAAGGATTAGTTGCGGTATTCCCAATTACTGATTTAGCAAAAGAAATTGCAAATCCAATCATTAAAAACATTATTACACTTGGGATTTGTTCAGCATTATTAGATATTGATTCAAAAATATTCTATGATATGATTGAAGCAAAATTCTCTAGTAAAGGTGAAGAAATCGTAAATACTAATATTCAAGCCTTCGATAAAGGTCGTGAGATCATGAATGATTTTATGGCTGAAAATAATATTAATGATAAGTATTATCTAAAAAAATTAAATCCAACTCACAAGAATATGTGGTTAGTTGGTAACCATGCAGCGGGTCTTGGTGCACTAGCAGCAGGATGTAGAATGTATGCAGGATATCCAATTACACCAGCTACAGAAATTATGGAATATTTATTTGATAAACTTCCACTAGTAAATGGTGCATATATCCAAACAGAAGATGAGATTGCAGCGTTAGGTGTTGCTATTGGGGCAAACTTTGCAGGAGTTCGTGCTATGACAGCTACTTCTGGACCTGGTATCTCATTAATGACAGAGTTCTTAGGTATGGCAGCGATGGCAGAACAGCCAGTTGTTATAGTCGATGTTCAAAGGGGAGGACCTTCTTCAGGACTTCCGACAAAAACTGAACAATCAGATATTTTCCACGCAGTTTATGGTGGAACAGGAGATGCGTCTCGTATTGTATTAGCTCCAATATCTGTAGAAGATTGTTTCTACACTATGATTGATGCATTCAATATGGCAGAAAAATTCCAAACACCTGTTATTGTCTTAATGGATTTACAATTAGGTATGAACAAAGCTACAGTACCTAACTTTGATTTTAGTAAGGTTCAAATCGATCGTGGTAATCTATTAAAACAAGAAGAAATCACAGAAGAAGATATTATTTACTTCAAACGTTATGCGACTGATGTATTAGTTTCAAATAGAACTATCCCAGGTCAAAAAGGTGGAATCCACAACGCGAACAGTTATGAACACTCTGTTGTGGGATTACCTTCTGAGGTTAAACGTAATACAATACGTCAAAAAGAAAAACGTTCTAATAAGATTGAATCTGCATTAGTAGAAAAACCATTCGAACTAAATGAATATAACGATGAAAAAGATATTCTATTAGTAGGTGTAAATTCAACATATGGAGTTCTAAATAAGGCTGCTAAGCAATTACAAGAACAAGGTATGAAGATTGATACTATGCATATTCGTCAAATTTACCCAGTTGCTCAGCCTATTCGTGATACATTTGATAAATATAGAAAGATTTATATTGTCGAGCACAACCACAATAAACAGTTACGTACTGTAATAGCAAGTAAATATCATAATTCAGAAAAAATTGGTAGTTTACTGAAATATGATGGAGATATCTATTATACTCACGAACTTGTTGAACAATTACTAGAGGAGGAGAAATAA